The proteins below come from a single Pedobacter aquae genomic window:
- a CDS encoding aldose 1-epimerase family protein, producing the protein MIILENSQLKATINMKGAELSSLFDKESQTEYMWDAQEDLWAYHAPNLFPIVGTLKDNTLLVDGKTYQMNRHGFARTSTFRRIESAPDHAHFALRFNDDTLQQYPYKFEFQVVYQLKGRSLKVIYKVINLDDKRVYFSIGAHPGFKVPLTAGEAYEDYTLFFEHPEHLESSLLSANGLFNGKTTPVADKGELKLNKTLFDADALVFKNLTSRSVTLKSQRGDKFVKLDFPHFTSLGVWAKPGANFLCIEPWLGYADSDQDLQEISKKEAIQFVEHGHVFEIDFTISI; encoded by the coding sequence AGCTCCCTCTTTGATAAAGAAAGTCAAACAGAATACATGTGGGATGCACAGGAAGATCTTTGGGCTTATCATGCGCCAAATCTTTTTCCCATAGTAGGTACTTTAAAAGATAATACACTTTTGGTTGATGGTAAAACTTATCAAATGAATAGGCATGGCTTTGCCAGAACCAGCACTTTCAGAAGGATAGAATCTGCACCAGACCATGCACATTTTGCTTTGCGTTTTAACGATGATACCCTGCAACAATATCCCTATAAATTCGAGTTTCAAGTGGTATATCAGCTTAAAGGGCGCTCTTTAAAAGTAATATACAAAGTCATCAATTTAGACGATAAACGTGTTTATTTTTCTATAGGTGCACACCCAGGCTTTAAAGTTCCGTTAACAGCAGGCGAAGCCTATGAAGATTATACCTTGTTTTTTGAGCATCCAGAACATTTAGAAAGCTCACTTCTTTCTGCCAATGGTTTATTTAACGGCAAAACCACACCTGTAGCAGATAAGGGCGAATTAAAACTGAATAAAACTTTATTTGATGCCGATGCACTGGTGTTTAAAAATCTAACATCCAGAAGCGTAACTTTAAAAAGCCAGCGAGGAGATAAATTTGTAAAACTTGATTTCCCTCATTTCACCTCCTTAGGTGTTTGGGCAAAACCTGGTGCAAATTTTCTTTGCATAGAGCCTTGGTTGGGTTATGCAGATAGCGATCAAGATTTGCAAGAAATCAGCAAAAAAGAAGCGATACAATTTGTAGAACATGGCCATGTTTTCGAAATCGATTTTACCATCAGCATCTAA
- the istA gene encoding IS21 family transposase — protein sequence MANTTISMNKIRQILRMSHQGRSIMSITVQSGCSRNTVRKYISAFNQGGFSFDEVNALNDKELEDLFGKSREQPPSSRMQALQRCFPAMDKELKRTGVNRQMLWEAYLKEFPQGYRYSQFCLYYKQWKSRVNPVMHMDHKAGDMLYVDFAGQKLSYVNEETGEVILVEVFVAILGASQLTYVEAVATQQKEDFIMACDHAFHYIGGVPGAIVPDNLKAAVTKSSRYEPLLNEAFSDFADHYGTTILPARAYKPRDKALVEGAVKIIYSRVYAPLRKMVFHSIESLNAAIKISLEEHNNQLLKGRNYSRRLQFEEIERGALSTLPLIPYELKKQCYATVMKNGHVCLGIDKHYYSVPYRFIGKKIKLLYSRSTVEAFFHYERIAIHKRIKSPYNYSTDKDHMATSHRFVAEWTPEKFLGWASSIHEDVRLYILKILERKQHPEQAYKSCVGILSFSRKVGNERLQMACRRALGYGIYNYKTIQSILENKMDSYQDNLFADELPMPSHENIRGEDYYQ from the coding sequence ATGGCAAATACGACAATCAGCATGAATAAGATAAGACAAATCCTCAGGATGTCCCATCAGGGGCGCAGCATCATGTCCATTACGGTACAGAGCGGTTGTTCCCGTAATACGGTAAGGAAATACATTTCTGCCTTCAATCAGGGAGGCTTTAGCTTTGATGAGGTAAACGCCCTTAATGACAAAGAACTGGAAGACCTTTTTGGAAAAAGCAGGGAGCAGCCCCCTAGTTCTCGTATGCAAGCCCTTCAACGATGTTTCCCTGCTATGGACAAAGAACTCAAGCGTACAGGGGTAAACCGACAAATGTTATGGGAGGCTTACCTGAAAGAATTCCCCCAAGGCTACCGTTACAGCCAGTTCTGTCTCTATTATAAGCAATGGAAGTCTCGTGTGAACCCGGTAATGCATATGGACCATAAGGCAGGCGATATGCTGTATGTTGATTTTGCCGGCCAGAAGCTGAGTTATGTAAATGAGGAAACCGGCGAAGTGATCCTAGTAGAGGTATTCGTCGCTATCCTTGGCGCCAGCCAGCTCACTTATGTAGAGGCGGTAGCAACCCAGCAGAAAGAGGACTTCATCATGGCCTGTGACCATGCCTTCCATTATATCGGAGGGGTGCCGGGAGCTATTGTGCCGGACAACCTGAAAGCGGCAGTGACCAAGAGCAGCCGTTATGAACCTCTGCTGAACGAGGCCTTTTCAGATTTTGCCGACCATTATGGCACCACAATATTGCCTGCCAGGGCCTATAAACCCCGCGATAAGGCTTTGGTAGAAGGAGCCGTCAAGATCATCTATTCCCGTGTCTATGCTCCTTTGAGGAAGATGGTTTTCCACTCCATCGAATCCTTGAATGCCGCAATAAAGATAAGCCTGGAAGAACATAACAACCAATTATTGAAAGGTCGTAACTACAGCCGGCGCCTACAGTTTGAAGAGATAGAACGGGGAGCCCTTTCTACCCTCCCTCTGATTCCCTACGAACTCAAAAAACAATGTTACGCTACGGTAATGAAGAACGGCCACGTCTGCCTAGGCATAGACAAACATTATTATAGTGTGCCATACCGCTTTATCGGGAAGAAGATAAAGCTGTTATATTCCAGATCCACAGTAGAGGCTTTCTTCCATTACGAGCGTATAGCGATACATAAACGTATCAAAAGCCCGTACAATTATAGCACCGACAAGGACCACATGGCCACCTCGCACAGGTTTGTGGCAGAATGGACACCGGAGAAGTTTCTGGGCTGGGCCTCCTCCATCCATGAGGATGTAAGGCTATATATCCTAAAAATACTGGAACGTAAACAACATCCCGAACAAGCTTACAAATCCTGTGTAGGAATACTCAGCTTTTCCAGAAAAGTAGGGAACGAGCGGCTTCAGATGGCCTGCAGAAGGGCGTTGGGCTATGGAATATACAACTATAAGACCATACAATCTATACTAGAAAACAAGATGGACAGCTATCAGGATAATCTTTTTGCGGATGAACTGCCCATGCCCAGCCATGAAAATATTAGGGGAGAAGATTATTATCAATAA
- a CDS encoding GH1 family beta-glucosidase — protein sequence MPLNPEEFPSKEAFDPHFKWGVSVAAYQIEGAHDADGKGPSIWDVFTSKRGKVLNGDHGNIACDFYHRYTEDIALVKKLNIPNFRFSISWSRILPKGTGEVNPAGIAYYHQLIDECLAKGITPWITLYHWDLPQELEKQGGWTNRKVITWFEEFTRLCITTYGDKVHNWIVMNEPVVFTGAGYFLGLHAPGRRGMSNFLPAIHHATMAIAASARIIRQIKPEANIGTTFSCSYLEPYRNLERDRKAVARVNALLNRLYIEPLLGLGYPVKELPVLKGLQKYILAGDLEQLSFNFDFIGIQNYTREIIKNSWLTPYIGASLIKAEKRKVPITSMKWEVYPEAIYQMIKQFNAYPQIKKLLITENGAAFPDVKKDGHIHDTERLKYLQDNIKQVLRAKEEGYKVDGYFVWTLTDNFEWAEGYHPRFGLVHIDFETQERTIKDSGWWISKFLS from the coding sequence ATGCCGTTAAATCCAGAAGAATTTCCATCTAAAGAAGCATTTGACCCTCATTTTAAATGGGGCGTTTCTGTTGCAGCTTATCAAATAGAAGGCGCTCATGATGCTGATGGTAAAGGTCCATCTATTTGGGATGTTTTTACCAGCAAAAGGGGCAAAGTCTTAAACGGAGATCATGGTAATATAGCTTGTGATTTTTATCATCGTTACACAGAAGATATTGCCCTCGTCAAAAAACTAAATATCCCCAATTTTAGGTTTTCCATTTCTTGGTCTCGTATTTTGCCAAAAGGTACAGGCGAAGTAAACCCTGCCGGTATAGCCTATTATCATCAACTTATTGATGAATGTTTGGCCAAAGGCATAACTCCTTGGATTACCCTTTACCATTGGGATTTGCCTCAAGAGCTAGAAAAACAAGGCGGCTGGACAAATAGGAAAGTCATCACTTGGTTTGAAGAGTTTACCCGATTGTGTATCACCACTTATGGAGATAAAGTACATAACTGGATTGTGATGAACGAGCCAGTAGTTTTTACCGGGGCAGGCTATTTTTTAGGGCTACATGCTCCAGGTAGGCGAGGGATGAGCAATTTTCTACCGGCTATTCATCACGCTACTATGGCTATTGCGGCTAGCGCCAGAATCATCAGGCAAATAAAACCAGAAGCTAATATTGGCACTACCTTTTCCTGTTCTTATTTAGAACCCTATCGCAATTTAGAGAGAGATAGAAAGGCAGTTGCCCGAGTAAATGCGCTACTAAACCGTTTATATATTGAGCCTTTATTAGGCTTGGGTTATCCTGTAAAAGAACTTCCCGTACTTAAAGGTTTACAGAAATATATCTTAGCAGGAGACTTAGAACAGCTAAGCTTCAATTTTGATTTCATCGGTATACAAAATTATACCAGAGAAATCATCAAAAACTCGTGGTTAACACCCTATATTGGTGCCTCCCTAATCAAAGCCGAAAAAAGAAAAGTACCCATCACCAGTATGAAATGGGAAGTTTATCCGGAAGCTATCTACCAAATGATAAAGCAGTTTAACGCTTATCCTCAAATAAAAAAACTCCTGATTACAGAAAATGGTGCTGCTTTTCCTGATGTTAAAAAAGACGGACATATTCATGATACAGAAAGGTTGAAATACCTTCAAGACAATATCAAACAGGTTTTAAGAGCTAAAGAAGAAGGTTATAAAGTTGATGGCTATTTCGTTTGGACCTTAACTGATAATTTCGAATGGGCAGAAGGTTATCACCCTCGCTTTGGCCTTGTTCATATAGATTTTGAGACCCAAGAAAGAACCATCAAAGATTCTGGTTGGTGGATAAGCAAATTTTTGTCTTGA
- the istB gene encoding IS21-like element helper ATPase IstB, whose protein sequence is MNTNTLEKMRSMKFFGMFHAFKSSLESGQTDGYTGDELLAHLLEAEWDYRQNRRIERQLLYARFRYKATIEEIKHYIERNIDRNQLMRLAECSFIDRNENLLITGSTGIGKSYVASAIGHQACFSGYRVLYASTPKLFAKLKMAKADGSYSKEILKIERQQLLILDDFGIQPFDAQNRAALMEIIEDRHGKSSMIITSQLPVGKWHELIGEKTIADAILDRIVHDAHRMELQGESMRKKRNQEPLKNHS, encoded by the coding sequence ATGAACACCAACACTTTAGAAAAAATGAGGTCGATGAAATTCTTCGGCATGTTCCACGCTTTCAAAAGCAGCCTGGAGAGCGGGCAGACTGATGGTTATACTGGCGATGAGTTATTGGCCCACCTATTGGAAGCCGAATGGGATTACCGGCAGAACAGACGTATAGAACGACAGTTATTGTATGCCCGCTTCCGCTATAAAGCAACCATAGAGGAGATAAAGCACTATATAGAGCGAAATATCGACAGGAACCAGCTGATGCGCCTTGCCGAATGTAGCTTTATCGACCGCAATGAAAACCTGCTGATTACCGGAAGCACCGGTATCGGAAAGAGCTATGTGGCCTCAGCCATTGGACACCAGGCCTGCTTTTCAGGCTATAGAGTACTTTATGCAAGCACTCCTAAATTATTCGCTAAATTGAAGATGGCCAAGGCTGATGGATCCTATAGTAAGGAAATCCTTAAAATAGAAAGGCAACAGTTACTGATACTCGATGACTTTGGTATCCAGCCCTTTGATGCCCAAAACCGGGCAGCACTGATGGAAATCATTGAGGACAGGCATGGGAAATCCTCTATGATCATCACTTCCCAGCTTCCTGTCGGCAAATGGCATGAACTTATCGGTGAGAAAACCATTGCCGATGCAATCCTGGATCGTATCGTACATGATGCGCATAGAATGGAGCTACAGGGGGAATCGATGAGAAAAAAAAGAAATCAGGAACCACTAAAAAATCACTCATAA